In one window of Campylobacter coli DNA:
- the glyS gene encoding glycine--tRNA ligase subunit beta, which translates to MSELLIEIGTEELPAIPLLKELANIEKKWKDVLEDYRLVSDFKFYYTPRRLVIFHENFASKQEDSFAEFIGAPKNVAYKEGQLSAAGQSFLQKAGISESELSFKEIKGKEVLYHQKAIKGSQSQEVLGEMIHQFLKSLNFGKSMRWGANSFEFIRAIRSIVCILDDNLVEFESYGVKSAKKTFVHRSVSYDLQEFNNAKEYFSLLEKNHIILDPLQRKERILKQFKLLESQNNIQIGEDEELLAEVIAITEYPNALLGSFEEEYLQIPSEVIITSMRENQRYFAVFNEKGLSNHFIVVSNAVCEDYSKIIHGNERVLRARLSDAMFFYQNDLQSGLNPEKLAKMTYLEGLGTMQDKSLREIKIAEVLCQMLNNDKIANISTAIKYAKADLATQMVYEFTDLQGIMGSYYAQKMGLDYEICLAIKEQYLPNSEQAPLPSTEFSSIVALANKLDTLIGLFSIGKIPSGTKDPYALRRAANGIIKIALNLNKEFDIQALLEKLASHYKNFDMQILKDFIFERLYTFYSVNASFIKAVLSSKNTDLIHINQSVKALIELSKKANFQENFTTFKRLANIANKTSHKVDENLFIEEAENKLYKAFKEKIQAHSLQEKLENLFSLKPFIDEFFDKVMINAEDEKLKNNRQALIYEIYEEFLKIADLKELSL; encoded by the coding sequence ATGAGTGAATTATTAATAGAAATCGGAACAGAAGAGCTACCTGCTATTCCTTTACTAAAAGAATTAGCCAATATAGAAAAAAAATGGAAAGATGTTTTAGAAGATTATCGCTTGGTGAGTGATTTTAAATTTTACTACACTCCTCGTCGTTTAGTGATTTTTCATGAAAATTTCGCAAGCAAACAAGAAGATAGCTTTGCTGAATTTATAGGTGCGCCTAAAAATGTCGCTTATAAAGAGGGGCAATTATCAGCCGCAGGGCAAAGCTTTTTACAAAAAGCAGGTATTAGCGAAAGTGAGCTTTCTTTTAAAGAGATCAAGGGTAAAGAAGTCTTATATCATCAAAAAGCCATTAAAGGTTCGCAAAGTCAAGAAGTTTTAGGAGAAATGATTCATCAATTCTTAAAAAGCCTTAACTTTGGCAAAAGTATGCGCTGGGGTGCTAATTCTTTTGAATTTATCCGTGCAATCCGCTCTATAGTTTGTATTCTAGATGATAATTTAGTCGAATTTGAAAGCTATGGCGTTAAGAGTGCTAAAAAGACTTTTGTACATAGAAGTGTAAGCTATGACTTGCAAGAATTTAATAACGCAAAAGAGTATTTTAGCCTTTTAGAGAAAAATCATATCATCTTAGATCCGCTCCAAAGAAAAGAAAGAATACTCAAGCAATTTAAACTCCTAGAAAGCCAAAACAATATCCAAATAGGCGAAGATGAAGAGCTTTTGGCTGAAGTTATTGCCATCACAGAATATCCTAATGCACTTTTAGGAAGTTTTGAAGAAGAATATCTTCAAATTCCTAGCGAAGTTATCATTACTTCCATGAGAGAAAATCAACGCTATTTTGCAGTCTTTAATGAAAAAGGCCTAAGTAATCATTTTATCGTGGTAAGCAATGCGGTGTGCGAGGATTACTCAAAAATCATTCATGGCAATGAAAGGGTTTTGCGCGCAAGGCTTAGTGATGCAATGTTTTTCTATCAAAACGATTTGCAAAGTGGCTTAAATCCTGAAAAACTCGCTAAAATGACTTATCTTGAAGGCTTAGGAACAATGCAAGATAAAAGTCTAAGAGAGATAAAAATCGCTGAAGTTTTATGCCAAATGCTAAACAATGATAAAATCGCGAACATAAGTACTGCGATCAAATACGCAAAAGCTGACTTAGCAACGCAAATGGTCTATGAATTTACAGATTTGCAAGGGATTATGGGAAGCTATTATGCACAAAAAATGGGCTTAGATTATGAAATTTGTCTTGCTATAAAGGAGCAATACCTGCCAAATTCCGAACAAGCTCCACTTCCTAGCACTGAATTTTCAAGCATAGTTGCCCTTGCGAACAAGCTTGATACTCTCATAGGACTTTTTAGCATAGGCAAAATTCCAAGCGGTACGAAAGATCCTTACGCTTTAAGACGCGCTGCTAATGGGATAATCAAAATTGCCCTAAATTTAAACAAAGAATTTGACATTCAAGCACTACTAGAAAAACTAGCAAGCCACTATAAAAACTTTGATATGCAAATTTTAAAAGATTTTATTTTTGAAAGACTTTATACCTTTTATAGCGTTAACGCTTCTTTTATCAAAGCGGTTTTAAGTTCTAAAAATACAGATCTTATCCACATCAATCAAAGCGTAAAAGCCCTTATAGAATTAAGCAAAAAAGCTAATTTTCAAGAAAATTTCACTACCTTTAAAAGACTGGCCAATATCGCTAATAAAACTTCACACAAAGTCGATGAAAACCTCTTTATTGAAGAAGCAGAAAATAAACTTTATAAAGCCTTTAAGGAAAAAATTCAAGCACACTCTTTACAAGAAAAACTTGAAAATCTCTTTTCGCTTAAACCTTTTATAGATGAATTTTTCGATAAAGTAATGATCAATGCTGAAGATGAAAAACTTAAAAATAATCGCCAAGCACTTATCTATGAAATTTACGAAGAATTCCTAAAAATCGCTGATCTTAAAGAGTTAAGCCTATGA
- a CDS encoding radical SAM protein yields MKILFGPINSRRFGRSLGIDLSPSKKQCNFDCVYCELEAQKPQAKQDEIVSVEEIILEVQSALEKNVLFDFLTLTANGEPSLYPHLDELISSLRKIAKDKKLLILSNGTAVLDQDKFNTLLKLDVVKFSLDSAISKTFYRIDRALKNIDLEKMIEKMAEFKTQFKGDLVMEILVVKDLNDNEEEFIALNQALAKIAPLRVDLSTIDRPPAYAVKKISKERLLELSKLITSTPVLLPKRHYEGEKLNFGEEELLKMLHLRSQSEIDIENKLDKASQVLLDKLIKEEKVKILNLAGVKFYKA; encoded by the coding sequence ATGAAAATTCTCTTTGGTCCCATCAATTCAAGACGCTTTGGAAGATCTTTAGGCATTGACCTAAGTCCTAGTAAGAAACAATGCAATTTTGATTGCGTATATTGCGAACTTGAAGCTCAAAAACCTCAAGCAAAGCAAGATGAGATTGTAAGCGTAGAAGAAATTATTTTAGAAGTTCAAAGCGCTCTTGAAAAAAATGTCTTATTTGACTTTCTTACCTTAACAGCCAATGGGGAACCAAGCCTTTATCCGCATTTAGATGAATTAATCTCATCCTTACGCAAGATCGCCAAAGATAAAAAATTGCTCATTTTAAGCAATGGCACTGCAGTTTTAGATCAAGATAAATTCAATACCTTGTTAAAGCTAGATGTGGTTAAATTCAGCCTAGATAGTGCTATTTCTAAAACCTTTTACCGTATCGATAGAGCTTTAAAAAATATCGATTTGGAAAAAATGATAGAAAAAATGGCAGAATTTAAAACCCAATTTAAAGGCGATCTTGTAATGGAAATCCTTGTCGTAAAAGATCTTAATGACAATGAAGAAGAATTTATCGCTTTAAATCAAGCTTTAGCTAAAATAGCGCCCTTAAGAGTTGATTTAAGCACTATCGATAGACCTCCAGCTTATGCGGTTAAAAAAATAAGCAAAGAAAGACTTTTAGAACTTTCTAAACTCATAACTTCCACTCCTGTGCTTTTACCTAAAAGGCATTATGAGGGCGAAAAGTTAAATTTTGGTGAAGAAGAATTATTAAAAATGCTTCATCTACGCTCGCAAAGTGAGATAGATATAGAAAATAAATTAGATAAAGCTTCCCAAGTTCTTTTGGATAAGCTTATAAAAGAAGAAAAAGTGAAGATTCTTAATCTAGCAGGAGTTAAATTCTATAAAGCCTAA
- the hemE gene encoding uroporphyrinogen decarboxylase, with protein sequence MIFIDACFKKPTPYTPVWMMRQAGRYLPEYMKVRQEAGDFLSLCKDYKRASEVSLQPVDILGVDAAIIFSDILVVPLEMGMNLRFEKGEGPVFQTPISTLEDLNKLDDQNASKKLNYVYDALKLTREKLPLDKALIGFCGSPWTIATYMIEGSGSKNYAKCKKMLYQNPELLHEILNKLTQVLKSYLEEQIKAGANAVQIFDSWASALECDKFFDFSFKYMLEISDFIKNKYPHIPVILFPKGISGYLDKIDGNFDVFGVDWSTPLDLARDKLSHQYTLQGNMEPCRLYDKKAIKQGVENILEIMQNKAHIFNLGHGILPDIPVENAKYFIQLVQESSAK encoded by the coding sequence ATGATTTTTATCGACGCTTGCTTTAAAAAACCCACACCTTATACACCCGTTTGGATGATGCGTCAAGCAGGAAGATATTTGCCTGAATATATGAAAGTTAGACAAGAGGCGGGAGATTTTTTATCTTTATGTAAAGACTACAAAAGAGCTTCGGAGGTTTCTTTACAACCTGTTGATATTTTAGGGGTTGATGCAGCGATTATCTTTTCAGACATTTTAGTAGTCCCTCTTGAAATGGGAATGAATTTACGCTTTGAAAAAGGCGAAGGACCGGTATTTCAAACACCTATTTCAACCCTAGAAGATCTTAACAAGCTAGATGATCAAAATGCTTCTAAAAAACTAAACTATGTTTATGATGCTTTAAAACTAACACGCGAAAAATTGCCTCTTGATAAAGCTTTGATAGGATTTTGTGGCAGCCCTTGGACCATAGCAACTTATATGATAGAAGGAAGTGGGAGTAAAAATTATGCAAAATGCAAAAAAATGCTTTATCAAAATCCAGAACTTTTGCATGAAATTTTAAATAAACTCACCCAAGTTTTAAAATCTTACCTAGAAGAACAAATCAAAGCAGGCGCGAATGCAGTACAAATTTTTGACAGCTGGGCGAGTGCTTTAGAATGTGATAAATTTTTTGATTTTTCATTTAAATACATGCTTGAAATTTCTGATTTTATCAAAAATAAATACCCTCACATACCTGTAATTTTATTTCCTAAAGGTATTAGTGGTTATTTGGATAAAATCGATGGAAATTTTGATGTTTTTGGGGTTGATTGGAGCACTCCTCTTGATCTAGCGCGCGATAAATTATCCCACCAATACACCCTACAAGGCAATATGGAACCTTGCAGACTTTATGATAAAAAAGCTATCAAACAAGGCGTAGAAAATATTCTTGAAATTATGCAAAATAAAGCCCATATTTTCAATCTAGGACATGGAATCTTACCTGATATTCCTGTTGAAAATGCAAAATACTTTATCCAGCTCGTGCAAGAAAGTTCAGCCAAATGA
- the uvrC gene encoding excinuclease ABC subunit UvrC, with translation MLKNTLKEELQTLPSNAGVYQYFNAEGKLLYVGKAKNLKNRVRSYFAFTPNLHANPKNSLRIQKMIEEAVHLEFITTNSEADALILENSFIKQLHPKYNILLRDDKTYPYIYVDFNEEFPRFEITRKLVKKSKIKYFGPFFKGARELLDALYLYYPLKQKASCKSPCIFYQISRCLAPCAKKITQEEYRLILDKAVNALLSPSILVKNLEKQMFHLAQNENYEEAAKIRDQIATIRDLEIKVEIDIAKLEDFEIFALACESSMLSTLRFVVQNGKIISANSKITPLKNNTDFDKNEIYKQLILENFSIDIPLVTNTIYVYEEFEDRELLEEILSQRFDKKISIKVPKIGEKRRICDLAFQNACLNIQKEQKNSDFNIQKELKNYFELENLPNYIEVFDNSHMQGVANVGAMVAYKMGAWDKSNYRKFHLKYKNDYEQMREVLTRRALDFDKMPAPDLWLIDGGKALLDLAKEIILSSGANVDILAISKEKIDAKAHRAKGGAKDKIHSLKGEFALSINDKKLQFLQKLRDEAHRFAISFHQNTKKKQDLSSSKLAKSGLSAGAIQKLLAYYGSFEAIYEANFEELCQLVGKKSAQKIKED, from the coding sequence TTGCTTAAAAACACTCTCAAAGAAGAGCTTCAAACTCTACCTTCAAATGCTGGAGTCTATCAGTATTTTAACGCCGAAGGAAAACTTTTATATGTAGGCAAGGCTAAAAATCTTAAAAACCGCGTAAGATCTTATTTTGCTTTTACTCCGAATTTGCATGCTAACCCAAAAAACTCTTTAAGAATTCAAAAAATGATAGAAGAAGCAGTGCATTTGGAATTTATTACGACAAATTCAGAAGCTGATGCTTTGATTTTGGAAAATTCTTTTATCAAGCAACTTCATCCAAAATACAATATTTTACTAAGAGATGATAAGACTTATCCTTATATTTATGTAGATTTTAATGAAGAATTCCCGCGTTTTGAAATCACTAGAAAATTAGTAAAAAAGAGTAAAATTAAATATTTTGGTCCCTTTTTTAAAGGAGCTAGAGAGCTTTTAGATGCACTTTATTTGTATTATCCATTAAAACAAAAAGCAAGTTGTAAATCCCCTTGTATTTTTTACCAAATTTCTCGCTGTCTTGCACCTTGTGCTAAAAAAATCACTCAAGAAGAATATCGTTTGATTTTAGATAAAGCTGTTAACGCCCTTTTAAGTCCTAGTATTTTAGTGAAAAATTTGGAAAAACAAATGTTTCATTTAGCCCAAAATGAAAATTATGAAGAAGCGGCAAAAATAAGAGATCAGATCGCTACGATAAGGGATTTGGAAATTAAAGTTGAGATTGATATCGCTAAATTAGAAGACTTTGAAATTTTTGCTTTAGCTTGTGAAAGCTCTATGCTTTCAACTTTGCGTTTTGTCGTGCAAAATGGAAAAATCATCAGTGCCAATTCTAAAATCACCCCGCTTAAAAATAATACAGATTTTGATAAAAATGAGATTTATAAACAACTTATTTTAGAAAATTTTAGCATAGACATTCCCTTGGTTACAAATACTATTTATGTTTATGAAGAATTTGAAGATAGGGAGCTTTTAGAAGAAATTTTAAGTCAAAGATTTGATAAAAAAATCAGTATTAAGGTTCCTAAAATAGGAGAAAAAAGAAGAATTTGTGATTTGGCATTTCAAAATGCGTGTTTAAATATACAAAAAGAGCAAAAAAATAGTGATTTTAATATACAAAAAGAACTTAAAAATTATTTTGAGCTTGAAAATTTGCCAAATTATATAGAGGTTTTTGATAATTCTCATATGCAAGGTGTGGCGAATGTAGGAGCTATGGTAGCCTATAAAATGGGTGCTTGGGATAAGTCAAATTATAGAAAATTTCATTTAAAATATAAAAATGACTATGAGCAAATGCGCGAAGTTTTAACGCGTAGGGCATTAGATTTTGATAAAATGCCTGCTCCTGATTTGTGGCTTATAGACGGGGGAAAGGCTTTGCTTGATTTAGCTAAGGAAATCATCTTAAGTAGCGGGGCAAATGTTGATATTTTAGCAATCTCAAAAGAAAAAATCGATGCTAAAGCTCATCGTGCTAAAGGAGGGGCTAAAGACAAAATTCATTCCTTAAAAGGAGAATTTGCCCTAAGTATTAACGATAAAAAATTACAATTCTTACAGAAATTAAGAGATGAAGCACATCGTTTTGCCATAAGTTTTCATCAAAATACTAAGAAAAAACAAGATTTATCAAGCTCTAAGCTTGCAAAATCAGGTCTTAGTGCAGGAGCTATACAAAAACTTTTGGCGTATTATGGAAGTTTTGAAGCTATTTATGAGGCAAATTTTGAAGAATTGTGCCAATTAGTAGGAAAAAAATCAGCGCAAAAAATAAAGGAAGATTGA
- a CDS encoding SAM-dependent methyltransferase: protein MKFSEFFHTWLHESYYKNAVSIGKNGDFFTAVSVGNLFGTLLAKHFLDLVDKKVLKLPLELVEIGANEGYLSRDFLAALLEFRPEIFSKLSFFIIEPHEKLRNLQKKTLEGVEFTHKRSLKECHFENAFFFCNELFDSFACELIDNDKMAFVQDFKLVFEPMEAKLKEKCEVLNLKKGELSLELEEFFKDLDKASKKFIFASFDYGVFNPEQFSIRIYQKHEVFNPFEITLKDFFGKSDLTYNINFTQIQQLIKEHDFKLLALKKQNQALIDFGFEELLKYTKDKNLKTYENFLSQSKILFFNFDEKFHFFEFAKF, encoded by the coding sequence ATGAAATTCAGTGAATTTTTTCATACTTGGCTGCATGAAAGTTATTATAAAAACGCTGTTAGTATAGGTAAAAATGGAGATTTTTTTACCGCAGTAAGCGTGGGAAATCTTTTTGGCACTCTTTTAGCAAAGCATTTTTTAGATCTTGTAGATAAAAAAGTCTTAAAACTTCCCTTAGAACTCGTAGAAATAGGAGCCAATGAGGGCTATTTAAGCAGGGATTTTTTAGCTGCTTTACTTGAATTTAGGCCTGAAATTTTTTCCAAGCTTTCTTTTTTTATCATAGAACCTCATGAAAAATTAAGAAATTTACAAAAAAAGACCTTAGAAGGCGTGGAATTTACACATAAGAGAAGCTTAAAAGAATGTCATTTTGAAAATGCCTTTTTCTTTTGCAATGAGCTTTTTGATAGTTTTGCTTGTGAATTGATAGATAATGATAAAATGGCCTTTGTGCAAGATTTTAAACTTGTTTTTGAACCCATGGAGGCTAAATTAAAAGAAAAATGCGAAGTTTTAAATTTAAAAAAAGGCGAATTAAGCCTAGAATTGGAAGAATTTTTTAAAGATTTGGATAAAGCTTCTAAAAAATTTATCTTTGCAAGTTTTGATTATGGCGTGTTTAATCCCGAACAATTTAGCATTAGAATTTATCAAAAACATGAAGTTTTTAATCCTTTTGAAATCACTTTAAAAGATTTTTTTGGTAAAAGCGATTTAACCTATAATATTAATTTTACGCAAATTCAACAGCTTATAAAAGAACATGATTTTAAACTCTTAGCTCTAAAAAAACAAAACCAAGCCTTGATTGATTTTGGTTTTGAAGAATTATTAAAATACACCAAAGATAAAAATCTTAAGACTTATGAAAATTTTCTTTCACAAAGTAAAATTTTATTTTTTAATTTTGATGAAAAATTTCACTTCTTTGAATTTGCAAAATTCTAG
- a CDS encoding Ppx/GppA family phosphatase yields the protein MLGIDLGSNTLRAVFINEKLEKLDEYEFIIGSAKNLDKTGKISDEAIEKLCNALQEIAKKYDLSQAKAAATAAFRKASNTSEIFTRLKQEFQIDFKVIDAKSEAKISVLGMKMGLLNLGLNLDCGYCDLGGASCEFSFRENFQSFDFGIISFYEKCKIKRSVNSFSFKKILQKYPDFPYKFKDKKLKIHFLIHDNFLKTMAFEAFKQSNELKKMLKQSKMKNIVLNSGVPTALAALKKGLNYETYDAKKINGSRLNVNDFLNFGQKLWYMDEKRASFWVGNTRKNYLVAGCFLLFSIFEREKLIVIDEGLREGLCMADLNF from the coding sequence ATGTTAGGTATAGATCTTGGCTCAAATACTTTAAGAGCGGTTTTTATAAATGAAAAATTGGAAAAGTTAGATGAATATGAATTTATCATAGGCTCGGCTAAAAATTTAGATAAAACGGGAAAGATAAGCGATGAAGCCATAGAAAAACTTTGCAACGCACTTCAAGAAATAGCTAAAAAATACGATCTAAGCCAAGCAAAAGCAGCCGCAACTGCAGCTTTTAGAAAGGCAAGCAATACAAGTGAAATTTTTACTCGTTTAAAGCAAGAATTTCAAATCGATTTTAAGGTTATAGATGCCAAAAGTGAAGCTAAAATCAGTGTTTTGGGTATGAAAATGGGGCTTTTAAATTTAGGCTTAAATTTGGATTGTGGATATTGTGATTTAGGGGGTGCATCTTGTGAATTTTCTTTTAGAGAGAATTTTCAAAGTTTTGATTTTGGTATTATCAGTTTTTATGAAAAATGCAAGATAAAAAGAAGCGTAAATTCTTTTTCTTTTAAAAAAATACTTCAAAAATATCCTGATTTTCCTTATAAATTTAAAGATAAAAAGCTAAAAATCCATTTTTTAATCCATGATAATTTTTTAAAAACCATGGCTTTTGAGGCTTTTAAACAAAGCAATGAATTAAAAAAAATGCTTAAACAAAGTAAGATGAAAAATATCGTTTTAAATTCAGGCGTTCCTACGGCTCTAGCGGCTTTAAAAAAAGGATTAAACTATGAAACATACGATGCGAAGAAAATCAATGGATCAAGATTAAATGTCAATGATTTTTTAAATTTTGGGCAAAAACTTTGGTATATGGATGAAAAAAGAGCAAGTTTTTGGGTAGGAAATACGCGTAAAAATTATTTGGTTGCGGGATGCTTTTTACTTTTTAGCATTTTTGAGAGAGAAAAGCTTATAGTGATTGATGAGGGTTTAAGAGAGGGGCTTTGTATGGCTGATTTAAATTTTTAA
- a CDS encoding M23 family metallopeptidase, which produces MKAFWLFLSLALWLFGAQNFELIKGQALFLELDKKDFISLKNEDKILATFPHPKNQEKILAIFSLPYKNPPQNTKLIALYKNKKEEIFIKTLEGNYKSEKLSVENKKIFPPKAVQERIAKEFKEANAIYSSYTPKALFDGSFNTPLDSFITSDFGKARTFNEKVASYHSGTDFRAAVGTPIYAANSGIVKIAKDRYFAGKSVVIDHGFGIYSQYYHLSKIEVKVGQRIKKGDFLGLSGATGRVSGPHLHFGILAGGKQVDPLDFISKFNTLFQ; this is translated from the coding sequence ATGAAAGCTTTTTGGCTTTTTCTAAGCCTTGCTCTTTGGCTTTTTGGTGCTCAAAATTTCGAGCTTATCAAAGGACAAGCTTTATTTTTGGAACTGGATAAAAAAGATTTTATTTCTTTAAAAAATGAGGATAAAATTTTAGCCACCTTTCCTCATCCTAAAAATCAAGAAAAAATTTTAGCTATATTTTCACTGCCTTATAAAAATCCACCTCAAAATACAAAACTGATTGCTCTTTACAAAAACAAAAAAGAAGAAATTTTTATAAAAACTTTAGAAGGCAATTATAAAAGTGAAAAATTAAGCGTAGAAAATAAAAAAATTTTTCCACCTAAAGCCGTTCAAGAACGCATTGCTAAAGAATTTAAAGAAGCTAATGCAATTTATAGCTCTTATACTCCAAAAGCTTTATTTGATGGCTCTTTTAATACTCCTTTAGATTCTTTTATCACAAGTGATTTTGGCAAAGCAAGAACCTTTAATGAAAAAGTTGCAAGCTATCACAGCGGAACGGACTTTAGAGCTGCTGTGGGAACTCCTATCTATGCGGCTAATTCAGGCATAGTAAAAATAGCAAAAGATCGTTATTTTGCAGGAAAATCCGTAGTCATTGATCATGGTTTTGGAATTTACTCGCAGTATTATCATCTTTCTAAAATCGAAGTCAAGGTAGGACAAAGGATTAAAAAAGGTGATTTTTTAGGACTGAGTGGGGCTACAGGAAGGGTTAGTGGACCACACTTGCATTTTGGTATTTTAGCTGGAGGCAAGCAGGTAGATCCTTTGGATTTTATCTCTAAATTCAATACACTTTTTCAATGA
- the pdxA gene encoding 4-hydroxythreonine-4-phosphate dehydrogenase has translation MKKLAISIGDINGIGLEILARSHEKLSQICTPYYFIHESLLQKALKLLNLELLNAKIVAFKDAKNYEFTLLKKHNSLEIYSFGLPLNLKVDENFDIKAGEIDAKSGLYSFLSFKAASYFVYKNHAHALLTLPIHKKAWENAGLEFKGHTDALRFFFKKNAIMMLGCKELFVGLFSEHIPLAKVSKKITFQNLSIFLKDFYQETLFKKIGLLGFNPHAGDYGVIGGKEEELMQKAIAFVNAFLNSKKDEKFFKKALKDENLQKELLLNFNSKGVYLPYPLVADTAFTKSNLKVCNRLIAMYHDLGLAPLKALYFEKSINVSLNLPIIRVSVDHGTAFDKAYKNAKISTKSYFEAAKFALELPSKASI, from the coding sequence ATGAAAAAATTAGCCATCAGTATAGGCGATATCAATGGCATAGGGCTTGAAATTCTAGCACGCTCACATGAAAAATTAAGCCAAATTTGCACTCCTTATTATTTTATCCATGAAAGCTTGCTCCAAAAAGCTTTAAAACTTTTAAATTTAGAGCTTTTAAATGCAAAAATCGTAGCTTTTAAGGATGCTAAAAATTATGAATTTACACTGCTTAAAAAGCATAATTCTCTTGAAATTTATTCTTTTGGCTTGCCTTTAAATTTAAAAGTGGATGAAAACTTTGACATTAAAGCAGGAGAGATAGATGCAAAAAGTGGACTTTATAGCTTTTTAAGCTTTAAGGCGGCAAGCTATTTTGTTTATAAAAACCACGCACACGCCCTACTTACTCTACCTATACATAAAAAAGCTTGGGAGAATGCGGGGCTTGAATTTAAAGGACATACTGACGCACTAAGATTCTTTTTTAAAAAAAATGCCATCATGATGTTAGGATGTAAAGAACTTTTTGTAGGACTTTTTAGCGAGCATATTCCCTTAGCAAAAGTAAGCAAAAAAATCACTTTTCAAAATTTAAGTATTTTTTTAAAAGACTTTTATCAAGAAACTCTCTTTAAAAAAATCGGACTTTTAGGCTTTAACCCGCATGCAGGAGATTATGGGGTAATAGGCGGCAAAGAAGAAGAACTTATGCAAAAAGCTATCGCTTTCGTTAATGCTTTTTTAAATTCTAAAAAAGATGAAAAATTCTTTAAAAAAGCTCTAAAAGATGAGAATTTGCAAAAAGAATTGCTTTTAAATTTTAATTCAAAAGGTGTTTATTTGCCCTACCCTTTAGTCGCAGATACAGCTTTTACAAAATCAAATTTAAAAGTATGCAATCGCTTGATAGCTATGTATCACGATCTTGGCTTAGCACCTTTAAAGGCTTTGTATTTTGAAAAAAGTATCAATGTGAGTTTAAATTTGCCCATTATACGCGTAAGTGTTGATCATGGCACCGCATTTGATAAGGCCTATAAAAATGCTAAAATCAGTACTAAAAGCTATTTTGAAGCAGCTAAATTTGCTCTAGAATTGCCCTCTAAAGCTTCAATTTAG
- a CDS encoding pyridoxine 5'-phosphate synthase, with amino-acid sequence MLLGVNIDHIAVLRQARMVNDPDLLEAAFIAAKFGDQITLHVREDRRHAQDFDLENIIRFCKSPINLECALNDEILNLALKLKPHRITLVPEKREELTTEGGLNLNHDKIKESIEKLQNAEIEVSLFINPSLEDIQKSYELKADFIELHTGHYANLHNALFSNISHTAFALKEFDLSKKILQNQFEEELSNIEICAKKGVELGLKVAAGHGLNYKNVSQIVNIKEICELNIGQSIVARSVFVGLQNAILEMKALLQR; translated from the coding sequence ATGCTTTTAGGTGTAAATATCGATCACATTGCAGTATTAAGACAAGCTAGAATGGTAAATGATCCTGATCTTTTAGAAGCTGCTTTTATAGCAGCCAAATTTGGGGATCAAATCACTTTACATGTAAGAGAAGATCGCCGTCATGCTCAAGATTTTGACTTAGAAAATATCATACGCTTTTGTAAAAGTCCTATTAATTTAGAATGTGCTTTAAATGATGAGATTCTAAACTTAGCGCTTAAATTAAAACCTCATCGCATCACCTTAGTGCCTGAAAAAAGAGAAGAGCTTACCACAGAAGGTGGACTAAACTTAAATCATGATAAAATTAAAGAAAGTATAGAAAAACTTCAAAATGCAGAAATTGAGGTTTCGCTTTTTATCAATCCTAGCTTAGAAGACATACAAAAATCATATGAGTTAAAAGCTGATTTTATAGAACTTCACACAGGGCATTATGCAAATTTACATAACGCACTTTTTAGCAATATCTCTCACACCGCCTTTGCCTTAAAGGAATTTGATTTAAGTAAAAAAATATTGCAAAATCAATTTGAAGAAGAATTAAGCAATATAGAAATTTGTGCTAAAAAAGGAGTAGAGCTTGGATTAAAAGTCGCTGCTGGGCATGGACTAAACTATAAAAATGTAAGCCAAATAGTAAATATCAAAGAAATTTGCGAGCTTAATATCGGCCAAAGTATTGTAGCAAGATCGGTTTTTGTAGGGCTACAAAATGCGATTTTAGAAATGAAAGCGCTGCTTCAAAGATGA